A genomic segment from Desulfovibrio oxyclinae DSM 11498 encodes:
- a CDS encoding Rid family detoxifying hydrolase, whose product MTIETVHTDNAPAAVGPYSQATKAGNLLFVSGQLGLIPGKGKLAEGFEAQAVQAMDNLQAILDAAGSGLDKVTVVEIFLTDMGRFKEFNEIYARYFSEHKPARAAVQVAGLPLGGEVEVKCTALV is encoded by the coding sequence ATGACCATCGAAACCGTTCATACCGATAATGCTCCCGCCGCAGTGGGACCGTATTCTCAGGCCACCAAGGCCGGTAACCTGCTCTTTGTCAGTGGTCAGCTTGGGCTCATCCCGGGCAAAGGCAAGCTGGCGGAAGGCTTTGAGGCCCAGGCCGTGCAGGCCATGGATAACCTGCAGGCCATCCTGGACGCCGCCGGTTCCGGGCTGGACAAGGTGACCGTGGTGGAGATTTTTCTGACCGACATGGGCCGCTTCAAGGAATTCAATGAAATTTATGCGCGCTACTTCTCCGAGCACAAGCCCGCTCGCGCCGCCGTGCAGGTTGCCGGGCTGCCTCTTGGGGGAGAAGTGGAAGTGAAGTGCACCGCGCTGGTGTAG